The following coding sequences are from one Musa acuminata AAA Group cultivar baxijiao chromosome BXJ2-4, Cavendish_Baxijiao_AAA, whole genome shotgun sequence window:
- the LOC103980180 gene encoding transcription initiation factor TFIID subunit 4b isoform X3, with product MDPSIMKLLEEDEDESMHSGADVEALSAALNRDIGGDPAALARPPESDTGSSSASKQVLGQWQTSSEVENEQQIQQKEQKRHLQSSEQHSSGGELIQAGSVSQPQDEQINNQPQHDCPTIQQEASHSDDLQRQPEANLLEKEQVKKPEQNTIQASDIVEGRKQEVAQHSENQQQHLTQQSNSQQIASANIANMAVQHSENQQQHIVQQSNSQQIPTSNQANMAMRRTKAASSIPFHLLIPILRPHLDKDRSMQLQAIFAKLRNNEVSKEDFLRVIRNIVGDQMLRQAAQKVQVQLQAQAARGAQTNTNSFSLQSQASSQQLASSVPPQITGAQSFPALHSIPSSQSLKVTGSPPHQPYVPPLTFQAQPGTGLTAPDNSTQKPREVETKSDGKGAQSVQNYTSNTNITNPERDVSMVSLQPVNKQQHHAQLPQSSFSVSGATSSYNTHAYPRPSMSSSTSIRPQNLDSHARQVSVTPGAVSTQLRPTQSVSVINVPKYEQNPANEAKRQQVGSVTASQHNPIAWQLSANKDQKGNTFPSMAVKQELVDQSSEPPNKSHFASSESTLFGSAHVNQGNHALGSSSTTGTTQISGSVPSQVDQIVQLHSHISSATPPLGGATAKTPSKKPSVGQKKLFEAPGSSPPMPSKKQKTSGTSLDQSIEQLNDVTAVSGVNLREEEEQLLSGLKEESRASEATRRIVQEEEERLLLLKAPLQRKLSDIMLKCGLKNIGGDVERCLSMCVEERLKGLISYLIRLSKQRVDIEKSRHRFVITSDVRRQILLANQKTKEEWDKKQAEESEKLRKVNELQMDGNTGVDAEKDKEDGRPKALKANKEEDDKMRATAANVAARAAVGGDDMLSKWQLMAEQARQKREGLDGAPGKTASSKPLLSLGRSSREKQESEKKGSSAVSASGGTRRFGRKNALESHPKVARNVSLKDVIAALEREPQMSKSALIYRLYERLSSNSSAT from the exons ATGGATCCCTCCATCATGAAGCTCCTCGAAGAGGACGag GACGAGAGCATGCATTCCGGTGCCGACGTGGAGGCCTTGTCGGCGGCGCTGAACCGCGACATCGGAGGCGATCCCGCCGCGCTTGCCCGGCCCCCGGAGTCCGACACAG GGAGTAGTTCTGCATCAAAGCAAGTCCTTGGGCAGTGGCAAACTTCCAGTGAGGTAGAAAATGAGCAGCAAATccaacaaaaagaacaaaaacgTCACTTACAATCCTCAGAGCAGCATTCATCTGGAGGAGAATTGATTCAGGCAGGGTCTGTTTCTCAACCTCAAGATGAACAAATCAATAACCAACCACAACATGATTGTCCCACTATTCAACAAGAAGCATCTCATTCAGATGACCTCCAACGACAGCCAGAAGCCAATTTACTTGAAAAAGAACAGGTAAAGAAACCTGAGCAAAATACTATCCAAGCCTCAGACATAGTTGAGGGCCGAAAGCAAGAGGTTGCTCAGCATTCTGAGAACCAGCAGCAACACCTAACACAGCAGTCAAATAGTCAACAAATAGCTTCTGCTAACATAGCAAACATGGCTGTGCAGCATTCTGAGAACCAGCAGCAGCACATAGTGCAGCAGTCAAATAGTCAACAAATACCCACTTCTAACCAAGCAAATATGGCAATGAGGAGAACAAAAGCTGCTTCTTCCATACCATTCCATTTGCTGATTCCAATTTTACGGCCTCATCTTGACAAAGACAGATCTATGCAGCTACAGGCTATTTTCGCCAAACTTAGG aataatgaAGTCAGCAAAGAGGACTTCTTGAGAGTGATAAGGAACATTGTCGGGGACCAGATGCTTAGACAGGCAGCTCAAAAGGTCCAGGTGCAG CTTCAGGCTCAGGCAGCTAGGGGAGCACAGACAAATACAAATTCTTTCTCATTACAGTCTCAAGCTTCCTCTCAGCAACTTGCTTCTAGTGTTCCTCCACAGATCACTGGGGCACAATCATTTCCAGCACTCCATTCCATACCATCATCTCAGAGTCTAAAAGTCACTGGATCACCTCCCCATCAACCTTATGTGCCCCCTTTGACATTTCAAGCGCAGCCTGGCACAGGTCTTACAGCTCCTGACAACAGCACTCAAAAGCCACGAGAAGTTGAGACTAAATCAGATGGAAAGGGTGCCCAGTCTGTACAAAATTACACCAGCAACACAAATATCACCAATCCAGAAAGAgatgtttcaatggtttcattacaaccaGTTAACAAGCAGCAGCATCATGCACAACTTCCACAATCATCTTTCTCGGTATCTGGAGCCACAAGTAGTTATAATACGCATGCATATCCCAGGCCATCTATGAGTTCCTCAACTTCTATTAGACCACAAAATCTAGATTCACATGCAAGACAAGTTTCAGTTACTCCAGGAGCTGTTTCAACACAATTAAGGCCAACCCAGTCAGTGAGTGTAATAAATGTGCCTAAATATGAGCAGAATCCTGCCAATGAAGCTAAGAGACAACAAGTTGGTTCAGTCACAGCCTCCCAGCATAACCCAATTGCATGGCAATTATCAGCAAACAAAGATCAGAAAGGTAACACTTTCCCATCAATGGCTGTAAAGCAGGAGCTTGTTGATCAGTCATCCGAACCCCCAAACAAGTCCCACTTTGCATCTTCCGAGAGCACTTTATTTGGTTCAGCACATGTTAATCAAGGAAATCATGCACTTGGATCTTCAAGTACAACAGGAACAACTCAGATCTCAGGTTCTGTGCCTAGCCAAGTGGATCAAATTGTGCAG TTGCACTCTCATATTTCGTCTGCAACTCCACCACTTGGCGGGGCTACTGCAAAAACTCCCTCAAAGAAACCATCTGTTGGGCAGAAGAAGCTATTTGAAGCACCAGGCTCATCTCCACCCATGCCCAG TAAAAAGCAGAAGACATCTGGTACttctcttgatcaaagcatcgaaCAACTGAATGATGTTACAGCTGTTAGTGGAGTTAATTTAAGG GAAGAGGAAGAACAGCTATTATCTGGGTTGAAGGAGGAGAGCCGGGCTTCAGAAGCAACTCGAAGGATtgtacaagaagaagaagagaggctgctTTTGCTGAAGGCCCCCCTTCAGAGAAAGCTATCTGATATCA TGCTGAAATGTGGTTTAAAGAATATAGGTGGTGATGTGGAGCGATGCCTGTCAATG TGTGTGGAAGAACGGTTGAAGGGGTTGATATCTTATCTTATAAGACTGTCAAAACAG AGGGTTGACATTGAAAAATCGAGGCATCGGTTTGTCATCACTTCAGATGTCCGACGCCAGATTTTGTTAGCGAACCAAAAAACCAAGGAAGAGTGGGACAAAAAGCAGGCTGAAGAGTCTGAAAAGCTTCGTAAAGTAAATGAA TTGCAGATGGATGGAAACACAGGGGTTGATGCTGAAAAGGACAAAGAAGATGGTCGTCCAAAGGCCCTTAAG GCTAACAAGGAAGAGGATGACAAAATGAGAGCAACTGCTGCAAATGTTGCAGCCCGAGCTGCTGTTGGTGGAGATGATATGCTGTCGAAATGGCAACTCATGGCTGAACAAGCTCGGCAGAAACGCGAAGGACTCGATGGGGCACCTGGTAAAACTGCAAGCAGCAAACCATTACTGAGCTTAGGAAGAAGCTCGAGAGAAAAGCAAGAATCTGAAAAGAAAGGCTCTTCTGCTGTGTCTGCATCAG GGGGTACAAGGAGATTTGGCAGGAAAAATGCACTGGAATCTCATCCGAAAGTGGCACGTAATGTTTCTCTCAAAGATGTGATTGCAGCCCTCGAGAGGGAACCTCAGATGTCAAAATCAGCTTTGATCTACCGCCTGTACGAGAGACTGTCAAGTAATTCATCTGCAACATGA
- the LOC103980180 gene encoding transcription initiation factor TFIID subunit 4b isoform X1, with product MDPSIMKLLEEDEDESMHSGADVEALSAALNRDIGGDPAALARPPESDTGVSMLGSSSASKQVLGQWQTSSEVENEQQIQQKEQKRHLQSSEQHSSGGELIQAGSVSQPQDEQINNQPQHDCPTIQQEASHSDDLQRQPEANLLEKEQVKKPEQNTIQASDIVEGRKQEVAQHSENQQQHLTQQSNSQQIASANIANMAVQHSENQQQHIVQQSNSQQIPTSNQANMAMRRTKAASSIPFHLLIPILRPHLDKDRSMQLQAIFAKLRNNEVSKEDFLRVIRNIVGDQMLRQAAQKVQVQLQAQAARGAQTNTNSFSLQSQASSQQLASSVPPQITGAQSFPALHSIPSSQSLKVTGSPPHQPYVPPLTFQAQPGTGLTAPDNSTQKPREVETKSDGKGAQSVQNYTSNTNITNPERDVSMVSLQPVNKQQHHAQLPQSSFSVSGATSSYNTHAYPRPSMSSSTSIRPQNLDSHARQVSVTPGAVSTQLRPTQSVSVINVPKYEQNPANEAKRQQVGSVTASQHNPIAWQLSANKDQKGNTFPSMAVKQELVDQSSEPPNKSHFASSESTLFGSAHVNQGNHALGSSSTTGTTQISGSVPSQVDQIVQLHSHISSATPPLGGATAKTPSKKPSVGQKKLFEAPGSSPPMPSKKQKTSGTSLDQSIEQLNDVTAVSGVNLREEEEQLLSGLKEESRASEATRRIVQEEEERLLLLKAPLQRKLSDIMLKCGLKNIGGDVERCLSMCVEERLKGLISYLIRLSKQRVDIEKSRHRFVITSDVRRQILLANQKTKEEWDKKQAEESEKLRKVNELQMDGNTGVDAEKDKEDGRPKALKANKEEDDKMRATAANVAARAAVGGDDMLSKWQLMAEQARQKREGLDGAPGKTASSKPLLSLGRSSREKQESEKKGSSAVSASGGTRRFGRKNALESHPKVARNVSLKDVIAALEREPQMSKSALIYRLYERLSSNSSAT from the exons ATGGATCCCTCCATCATGAAGCTCCTCGAAGAGGACGag GACGAGAGCATGCATTCCGGTGCCGACGTGGAGGCCTTGTCGGCGGCGCTGAACCGCGACATCGGAGGCGATCCCGCCGCGCTTGCCCGGCCCCCGGAGTCCGACACAG GTGTATCGATGCTAGGGAGTAGTTCTGCATCAAAGCAAGTCCTTGGGCAGTGGCAAACTTCCAGTGAGGTAGAAAATGAGCAGCAAATccaacaaaaagaacaaaaacgTCACTTACAATCCTCAGAGCAGCATTCATCTGGAGGAGAATTGATTCAGGCAGGGTCTGTTTCTCAACCTCAAGATGAACAAATCAATAACCAACCACAACATGATTGTCCCACTATTCAACAAGAAGCATCTCATTCAGATGACCTCCAACGACAGCCAGAAGCCAATTTACTTGAAAAAGAACAGGTAAAGAAACCTGAGCAAAATACTATCCAAGCCTCAGACATAGTTGAGGGCCGAAAGCAAGAGGTTGCTCAGCATTCTGAGAACCAGCAGCAACACCTAACACAGCAGTCAAATAGTCAACAAATAGCTTCTGCTAACATAGCAAACATGGCTGTGCAGCATTCTGAGAACCAGCAGCAGCACATAGTGCAGCAGTCAAATAGTCAACAAATACCCACTTCTAACCAAGCAAATATGGCAATGAGGAGAACAAAAGCTGCTTCTTCCATACCATTCCATTTGCTGATTCCAATTTTACGGCCTCATCTTGACAAAGACAGATCTATGCAGCTACAGGCTATTTTCGCCAAACTTAGG aataatgaAGTCAGCAAAGAGGACTTCTTGAGAGTGATAAGGAACATTGTCGGGGACCAGATGCTTAGACAGGCAGCTCAAAAGGTCCAGGTGCAG CTTCAGGCTCAGGCAGCTAGGGGAGCACAGACAAATACAAATTCTTTCTCATTACAGTCTCAAGCTTCCTCTCAGCAACTTGCTTCTAGTGTTCCTCCACAGATCACTGGGGCACAATCATTTCCAGCACTCCATTCCATACCATCATCTCAGAGTCTAAAAGTCACTGGATCACCTCCCCATCAACCTTATGTGCCCCCTTTGACATTTCAAGCGCAGCCTGGCACAGGTCTTACAGCTCCTGACAACAGCACTCAAAAGCCACGAGAAGTTGAGACTAAATCAGATGGAAAGGGTGCCCAGTCTGTACAAAATTACACCAGCAACACAAATATCACCAATCCAGAAAGAgatgtttcaatggtttcattacaaccaGTTAACAAGCAGCAGCATCATGCACAACTTCCACAATCATCTTTCTCGGTATCTGGAGCCACAAGTAGTTATAATACGCATGCATATCCCAGGCCATCTATGAGTTCCTCAACTTCTATTAGACCACAAAATCTAGATTCACATGCAAGACAAGTTTCAGTTACTCCAGGAGCTGTTTCAACACAATTAAGGCCAACCCAGTCAGTGAGTGTAATAAATGTGCCTAAATATGAGCAGAATCCTGCCAATGAAGCTAAGAGACAACAAGTTGGTTCAGTCACAGCCTCCCAGCATAACCCAATTGCATGGCAATTATCAGCAAACAAAGATCAGAAAGGTAACACTTTCCCATCAATGGCTGTAAAGCAGGAGCTTGTTGATCAGTCATCCGAACCCCCAAACAAGTCCCACTTTGCATCTTCCGAGAGCACTTTATTTGGTTCAGCACATGTTAATCAAGGAAATCATGCACTTGGATCTTCAAGTACAACAGGAACAACTCAGATCTCAGGTTCTGTGCCTAGCCAAGTGGATCAAATTGTGCAG TTGCACTCTCATATTTCGTCTGCAACTCCACCACTTGGCGGGGCTACTGCAAAAACTCCCTCAAAGAAACCATCTGTTGGGCAGAAGAAGCTATTTGAAGCACCAGGCTCATCTCCACCCATGCCCAG TAAAAAGCAGAAGACATCTGGTACttctcttgatcaaagcatcgaaCAACTGAATGATGTTACAGCTGTTAGTGGAGTTAATTTAAGG GAAGAGGAAGAACAGCTATTATCTGGGTTGAAGGAGGAGAGCCGGGCTTCAGAAGCAACTCGAAGGATtgtacaagaagaagaagagaggctgctTTTGCTGAAGGCCCCCCTTCAGAGAAAGCTATCTGATATCA TGCTGAAATGTGGTTTAAAGAATATAGGTGGTGATGTGGAGCGATGCCTGTCAATG TGTGTGGAAGAACGGTTGAAGGGGTTGATATCTTATCTTATAAGACTGTCAAAACAG AGGGTTGACATTGAAAAATCGAGGCATCGGTTTGTCATCACTTCAGATGTCCGACGCCAGATTTTGTTAGCGAACCAAAAAACCAAGGAAGAGTGGGACAAAAAGCAGGCTGAAGAGTCTGAAAAGCTTCGTAAAGTAAATGAA TTGCAGATGGATGGAAACACAGGGGTTGATGCTGAAAAGGACAAAGAAGATGGTCGTCCAAAGGCCCTTAAG GCTAACAAGGAAGAGGATGACAAAATGAGAGCAACTGCTGCAAATGTTGCAGCCCGAGCTGCTGTTGGTGGAGATGATATGCTGTCGAAATGGCAACTCATGGCTGAACAAGCTCGGCAGAAACGCGAAGGACTCGATGGGGCACCTGGTAAAACTGCAAGCAGCAAACCATTACTGAGCTTAGGAAGAAGCTCGAGAGAAAAGCAAGAATCTGAAAAGAAAGGCTCTTCTGCTGTGTCTGCATCAG GGGGTACAAGGAGATTTGGCAGGAAAAATGCACTGGAATCTCATCCGAAAGTGGCACGTAATGTTTCTCTCAAAGATGTGATTGCAGCCCTCGAGAGGGAACCTCAGATGTCAAAATCAGCTTTGATCTACCGCCTGTACGAGAGACTGTCAAGTAATTCATCTGCAACATGA
- the LOC103980180 gene encoding transcription initiation factor TFIID subunit 4b isoform X6: MDPSIMKLLEEDEDESMHSGADVEALSAALNRDIGGDPAALARPPESDTGVSMLGSSSASKQVLGQWQTSSEVENEQQIQQKEQKRHLQSSEQHSSGGELIQAGSVSQPQDEQINNQPQHDCPTIQQEASHSDDLQRQPEANLLEKEQHSENQQQHIVQQSNSQQIPTSNQANMAMRRTKAASSIPFHLLIPILRPHLDKDRSMQLQAIFAKLRNNEVSKEDFLRVIRNIVGDQMLRQAAQKVQVQLQAQAARGAQTNTNSFSLQSQASSQQLASSVPPQITGAQSFPALHSIPSSQSLKVTGSPPHQPYVPPLTFQAQPGTGLTAPDNSTQKPREVETKSDGKGAQSVQNYTSNTNITNPERDVSMVSLQPVNKQQHHAQLPQSSFSVSGATSSYNTHAYPRPSMSSSTSIRPQNLDSHARQVSVTPGAVSTQLRPTQSVSVINVPKYEQNPANEAKRQQVGSVTASQHNPIAWQLSANKDQKGNTFPSMAVKQELVDQSSEPPNKSHFASSESTLFGSAHVNQGNHALGSSSTTGTTQISGSVPSQVDQIVQLHSHISSATPPLGGATAKTPSKKPSVGQKKLFEAPGSSPPMPSKKQKTSGTSLDQSIEQLNDVTAVSGVNLREEEEQLLSGLKEESRASEATRRIVQEEEERLLLLKAPLQRKLSDIMLKCGLKNIGGDVERCLSMCVEERLKGLISYLIRLSKQRVDIEKSRHRFVITSDVRRQILLANQKTKEEWDKKQAEESEKLRKVNEMDGNTGVDAEKDKEDGRPKALKANKEEDDKMRATAANVAARAAVGGDDMLSKWQLMAEQARQKREGLDGAPGKTASSKPLLSLGRSSREKQESEKKGSSAVSASGGTRRFGRKNALESHPKVARNVSLKDVIAALEREPQMSKSALIYRLYERLSSNSSAT, from the exons ATGGATCCCTCCATCATGAAGCTCCTCGAAGAGGACGag GACGAGAGCATGCATTCCGGTGCCGACGTGGAGGCCTTGTCGGCGGCGCTGAACCGCGACATCGGAGGCGATCCCGCCGCGCTTGCCCGGCCCCCGGAGTCCGACACAG GTGTATCGATGCTAGGGAGTAGTTCTGCATCAAAGCAAGTCCTTGGGCAGTGGCAAACTTCCAGTGAGGTAGAAAATGAGCAGCAAATccaacaaaaagaacaaaaacgTCACTTACAATCCTCAGAGCAGCATTCATCTGGAGGAGAATTGATTCAGGCAGGGTCTGTTTCTCAACCTCAAGATGAACAAATCAATAACCAACCACAACATGATTGTCCCACTATTCAACAAGAAGCATCTCATTCAGATGACCTCCAACGACAGCCAGAAGCCAATTTACTTGAAAAAGAACAG CATTCTGAGAACCAGCAGCAGCACATAGTGCAGCAGTCAAATAGTCAACAAATACCCACTTCTAACCAAGCAAATATGGCAATGAGGAGAACAAAAGCTGCTTCTTCCATACCATTCCATTTGCTGATTCCAATTTTACGGCCTCATCTTGACAAAGACAGATCTATGCAGCTACAGGCTATTTTCGCCAAACTTAGG aataatgaAGTCAGCAAAGAGGACTTCTTGAGAGTGATAAGGAACATTGTCGGGGACCAGATGCTTAGACAGGCAGCTCAAAAGGTCCAGGTGCAG CTTCAGGCTCAGGCAGCTAGGGGAGCACAGACAAATACAAATTCTTTCTCATTACAGTCTCAAGCTTCCTCTCAGCAACTTGCTTCTAGTGTTCCTCCACAGATCACTGGGGCACAATCATTTCCAGCACTCCATTCCATACCATCATCTCAGAGTCTAAAAGTCACTGGATCACCTCCCCATCAACCTTATGTGCCCCCTTTGACATTTCAAGCGCAGCCTGGCACAGGTCTTACAGCTCCTGACAACAGCACTCAAAAGCCACGAGAAGTTGAGACTAAATCAGATGGAAAGGGTGCCCAGTCTGTACAAAATTACACCAGCAACACAAATATCACCAATCCAGAAAGAgatgtttcaatggtttcattacaaccaGTTAACAAGCAGCAGCATCATGCACAACTTCCACAATCATCTTTCTCGGTATCTGGAGCCACAAGTAGTTATAATACGCATGCATATCCCAGGCCATCTATGAGTTCCTCAACTTCTATTAGACCACAAAATCTAGATTCACATGCAAGACAAGTTTCAGTTACTCCAGGAGCTGTTTCAACACAATTAAGGCCAACCCAGTCAGTGAGTGTAATAAATGTGCCTAAATATGAGCAGAATCCTGCCAATGAAGCTAAGAGACAACAAGTTGGTTCAGTCACAGCCTCCCAGCATAACCCAATTGCATGGCAATTATCAGCAAACAAAGATCAGAAAGGTAACACTTTCCCATCAATGGCTGTAAAGCAGGAGCTTGTTGATCAGTCATCCGAACCCCCAAACAAGTCCCACTTTGCATCTTCCGAGAGCACTTTATTTGGTTCAGCACATGTTAATCAAGGAAATCATGCACTTGGATCTTCAAGTACAACAGGAACAACTCAGATCTCAGGTTCTGTGCCTAGCCAAGTGGATCAAATTGTGCAG TTGCACTCTCATATTTCGTCTGCAACTCCACCACTTGGCGGGGCTACTGCAAAAACTCCCTCAAAGAAACCATCTGTTGGGCAGAAGAAGCTATTTGAAGCACCAGGCTCATCTCCACCCATGCCCAG TAAAAAGCAGAAGACATCTGGTACttctcttgatcaaagcatcgaaCAACTGAATGATGTTACAGCTGTTAGTGGAGTTAATTTAAGG GAAGAGGAAGAACAGCTATTATCTGGGTTGAAGGAGGAGAGCCGGGCTTCAGAAGCAACTCGAAGGATtgtacaagaagaagaagagaggctgctTTTGCTGAAGGCCCCCCTTCAGAGAAAGCTATCTGATATCA TGCTGAAATGTGGTTTAAAGAATATAGGTGGTGATGTGGAGCGATGCCTGTCAATG TGTGTGGAAGAACGGTTGAAGGGGTTGATATCTTATCTTATAAGACTGTCAAAACAG AGGGTTGACATTGAAAAATCGAGGCATCGGTTTGTCATCACTTCAGATGTCCGACGCCAGATTTTGTTAGCGAACCAAAAAACCAAGGAAGAGTGGGACAAAAAGCAGGCTGAAGAGTCTGAAAAGCTTCGTAAAGTAAATGAA ATGGATGGAAACACAGGGGTTGATGCTGAAAAGGACAAAGAAGATGGTCGTCCAAAGGCCCTTAAG GCTAACAAGGAAGAGGATGACAAAATGAGAGCAACTGCTGCAAATGTTGCAGCCCGAGCTGCTGTTGGTGGAGATGATATGCTGTCGAAATGGCAACTCATGGCTGAACAAGCTCGGCAGAAACGCGAAGGACTCGATGGGGCACCTGGTAAAACTGCAAGCAGCAAACCATTACTGAGCTTAGGAAGAAGCTCGAGAGAAAAGCAAGAATCTGAAAAGAAAGGCTCTTCTGCTGTGTCTGCATCAG GGGGTACAAGGAGATTTGGCAGGAAAAATGCACTGGAATCTCATCCGAAAGTGGCACGTAATGTTTCTCTCAAAGATGTGATTGCAGCCCTCGAGAGGGAACCTCAGATGTCAAAATCAGCTTTGATCTACCGCCTGTACGAGAGACTGTCAAGTAATTCATCTGCAACATGA